One Penaeus monodon isolate SGIC_2016 chromosome 42, NSTDA_Pmon_1, whole genome shotgun sequence genomic window, GCTTCCCCCCAGGTGCGCATCCCCACCTTCGCAGCAATTAGGTATTATAAAGTGCGCTAGTTTTCCTTCTGCGCATTTACTTGTGCTTTCTTTTTGAATATCTAAAGTGGTTATTCAAGGCGTTTCTCTTTCAACTTATaaagttttgttttcgtttttaattaTTGTGTATCTGCAATTGCTCGTGCATGCCAGCCCGACTGCAGATCTGATCACGAcacatggatgcacccacgcactgcattatatagtttttcttcttgtattttttattgttattgttgttattgttatattgttattcttatgtatattcttatgtataataataataataataataataataataataaatcgtacAAAAGAACAATACTTGCAATACTTAGATTTAatcaacgattggatgcttcaattagttagagtacatgaaaaatccattattattgttattatcattactattatcgttattatcatttgtgttattaggatcatcattatgattataacaattactatcattattattctaattatcaatatcattatcaatgttgttgttcttgttattatactgttgtttttattattactattattattactatcattaacattattattattgtcatcatcattatcattaataatattattagcaatattgttatagtaatcattattaccgttattattattgttattattataatttttacaatatttttaccaattgcagcaaaacaaaatggcgcctctccctctggcatttcgtcgacttgtttgacacagaccgtcgacttcgctGTTTTGCTTataaattctttggaattttatcattttcaaaaccTATTGACCAGCGAGTAGGCCTActtcttctggatgataaaagcCAGTAATACCGCAATCATTAGcatgatgacatgctcttggaaagtTTAATTTCAGTGAAATGCGTTGCTGAAGCGTGACTTGCATATAATGACCGACTGTGTcgcgtcttctttggttgcgTCATATTACGTTATGGAATATGTGATCTGCATGTGGTGGAAATCTTTATCAATTAAGATGCAGGAACTgaggaaatgagactacagtttctaattctatttctttgttttgtgtaaAGTCATTCTTAGTTTTGGTGATATTGAGATACCAAATTCTGATGCTACCTACGTGCTCTCAAGCGTTCTACAAGCAGAATACACAAAAAAAGTCTGGTTTTGTCTGTACTTTGTTAACATTAGTTACACAAGTGGTTTAGAAGTGGGgtccaacttttaaaaaataagataaagtacCCTCCTGTGCATTTCAGTAGTAGAAAAATACTGATAAAGtcaaggtaaaaagaaagaaagaaagaaagaaaaaaaggaaagaaaaaagaaaaaaaaaaaggaaaaaaagaaaaaatatatatagttatagttagatatttagatgaaaaaaattcttttgctcAGAAAATCCATCCATTACAAAATTTGATTCTTCGACAATAACATGCACGAAAATGGTGATAAGTTTTAATACAAACACTTATCTATACAGTCCATTCTGTAATACACATTATGCCTTGTTCCTTCACCTTATAATACAAGAACCACCTTCATGCCTACCATTTTTAACAATGCATACATCTGCGGCATGTCTGATTTTCGCAAAATTGATGAATTCTACAAATATAACCTTCCTAAAACGATCTGCCAGTAATCTTCATTAGTAAGGCCTTTTGATaagttttaacatatatataagaagaaaaccGGATACTATTTATCTTTGAAAAATCTCATATATTCACCCACTGAGCCAAACCTGTTAAGAAAATTAACATCTACCAGCGCCTACTAGTCAAGAAAAAACTAAATCAAGCATAGATACGCATACCATtcagaataaaaaacaacatcCCTATCCCTAATCATGTTGATATTGAAAATGGAAAGACTTTTAGAAGTCtctttgcgcgtgtgtgtgtgtgtgcccacacgcgcatgcacacacacgcacgcgcactcgcacatacacacacacacacacacttacacttacacttatacttacacacacatacacacacttatacttacacacacacacacacacatacacacatatatatatattacaaaggtCATTTCGTAGGAATGTGAAATCAAACTTTCGCGCCATCTATTGGATAAAACATTTCTACATCCAGTTTATGTaactttctatataaatatagtaataaaggaaaaatgatacaaaaagggaatttaaaagtaaaaattaataaatatatataaaaaatataacggaAATAATAGAATTGGGAAGACCTTTTGTTTATCGAATCAAAAGGACGCTAATACACGACCCGTCTTTAGTCCGCCGCCACCAAAACATTACCCTGACGTGGGACCAAAGGTGAAAATccctatcatttcattattattgtagtgatattgatataatagcGGCATGATCTCTGCAAATCATCCTATTATGAGGAAACTTATAATTCCTGTTTGACATTGTGGAAGATTAGGCTATTTGATAACagctgtgtatgtatttttttttttttttttttgaaaatcgccTCATGAGGCTTTTAAAAacttgttcaaaattttttttaaagattgattTCCAGATATTAAACTAGTTTCACGCGTTATCCTGCTATGTTGCACGTTtccatgtataataatatatactgtaacAATAGAGTTAATTCAATTTATCTAATTCACAAGATTAACCCATTGGAAGCCTATCTGTATAAAAGCAATGTTTCAAGGGCagatgatatagtaaaaaaaatttagcgCTTGCTCAAAACTAACTTATTCCTGCTTAACATATTTTGGCAAAAGAATGTACAAAATAAGTCCTCCTTTTGTAACCATATACATAGTAGAGGTTTGCATCGAACATATTGTGTGCAGACTGGATGTTTTGCTCTTTATTCCCATAaagtctaaaaattttttttgttaatatgtcATGTTTAAATTTGTCATGTTTCGTCTCTATGTCTTTACTTAAGTGAAACGTGATAACTTCACGGCTACTGGAGtgctgttatgatttttttgtgcGTGGCTGGCATCCTGCAGCTGGCCTTTGCATTTGCATTTTGTGAGACCTAGATCTCTACTGTAGAGACATTCCCGTCTGGGGAGGGACCCCTACTCATCACTTTTGAGGCTTCATTTGCATGATGTCGGCATtagttcaagtttttttttttttttttttttttcaatttgtcttGCATTTTTGGTGACAGATTTCATGACCTTAGTTAGTTGGGACACGTATAATCACTGTATATAGTTTCTTTGGACTAAAACTATTAGATAAGGACACTAGGCTTTGCAAGCAATTCCATGATAACAAAGGTATTAGTATTGGTGATTAAGTTTTAAGGAAACTGAAACATGAATTAGGATGAATGTATGGAGGgatcaatatacatacaataaagtagtatagaaattgaaagaaaatatgCTTTACAAACAGAGTAACCATATACTACTCGCAAACTTTTGAAATcttatacagaaaagaaaaaaaaaatgcagttattAATCTGATTATATGCTCTATAATATAGTTCCAGTTTGGTCGCGGAGGTGGAGGGTAAGGCACAATGAAGACGACTTTCACCACCGTCGACCTGCTCGCCATTGTGGCTGAGCTTAAGCAGAGGTAAGATCTTGTTGACATATATTTAGGGTCATGCAGTTAAATCTTGTATAATGTCTAAAAGTAGTTACTTCAATAAAAACTGTAAAATCGGTATTTCTTCCTTGTTCTAAGCTAATATaggattattaccaataatgggCTTTTACAACCTACTATAGGGCTGGGTAGTGTGTGCATGTTTAAGGTATGGGAGTTCCAGGCTCAATATTATGATTGCAAAATTTCTTTGAGGGAGAAAACTTGATCATTAAATGGTTTGCTACAGTGTAATGGTTAGTAATCCTATACTAAGCATTGTACTGTTGTAAGCTATTGAATGATCATGTTTTCTCCCTAAAGGAAATTTTGTGATTATAATACTAAGTCttgacacaaatacacacacacacacacacacacacacacacacacacacacacacacacacatacacacacacatacacacacacatacacacacacatacatacacatacacacacacatacacacacacacacacacacacacacacacacacacacacacacacacacacacacatgtgtgactGGATCAATTTGGATTgctatcatttttcatttcaagCATAAAATTATTTGGGACAAATTGACTACATGTCACTCTGCTCCCTCTCTTTGCCCACACATCTCAAAATGAGGAAGTAAATAAACCTCTAGTGATTAAACTTTTAGATGCGTAATAAAATGTGATATCCCCTGCTACGGCAGTGCCTTTAGAATACAAATGGTTATGAAGAATACTAATTAGGATGATATAGTGAGAGTTATATTGTTGGAAATCAGGTAATGATAGCATAGGTATTTTGTTTTAGAAGAGATCTTTACAAAAcagtatgaataaataaagtgaaatataatTAAGCAGAGAAATTACAGATTCATTTAGATTATAAAGAAAGTTTGGAAATATTATTTAGATAAGATTTAGAGGAGTGTATAGAGGTTTAAATCTGTGAAAACACTGCTTCCTAATATCCCTTATTCAAATGTTCAGGAGTTACAAATGTTACAAGATAACTGACACCCACTCTAGAAGTAGTAGGGATGCATGAAGATagggaaagaaaacaaagttTGTATGTAGAGATTTAATATAAGTTTCTGGTTTGCTGAAAATCTGTATCTGTTTCCTTGTATCCTAAGCCCAGTGAACAGGGTTGGGGTTGGTACTACTTTCCTGGGACCAGTTATTCTGGGGATAGCAGCTTGTTCAACATTTTTATCAGAGAATAAACAGAAGGCTTCTCAAGGGTctatcctctgaactgataccaTATGTATTAGGTTCCTGTAGTTGAAGGAGGAGTGCAGGAGGGGCCTAGGCTTTAGGCATGTTGTTTGGTATGAAAAGGTGATGCTTGGGCCCTGTTTGCATTCAACCATATGATACACTGATCTTTCATCTGTGCAGTAGAAGGGTCAGAGCAAGAGACTGGAAATTTGACAGTAACTTTGTTTTGTTAAGTACTTTTATCTTGAATTTCAGTAGGTTCATTTTCTATTCTAGTTCAAAAGTAAGTAAAGTTGATTAGTATTTCGGCATGTATGTAATATGCAGAAGAAATGCTAGAtatagtaagagagaaaccaaTCTTTCTAGTCCTTCTATACTCTTTGATAGGGTATAAATTATGAATTTCCTGCTGGATTAAAAGAATTTCTGCCTTTTATacccttgtctctctttccttcttgcctTCCCTCTGTCTTCTAATTCTTCCTTTGCTCTTTCCATCTTGTCTTTCCaatgtctttctttccttcattcatttcttcctttctttccttcctttcttcctcccctttttttgatGTAAGaactttttagaaaatatatatgtttgttgatcTATTTTATCTTGCTGAAGTGAAGGGTATGAACCTGAATATAGAGCAGAAAATGTGAAGTTAATTTTGTTGAATGAAGCACCAATATTTCTGTACTTTTTCTAGTAGGCCAAGTGAatgtaagaaaaaatacatacagaaagaTAAGAATTGTACCATGGAGAAGAATAATTAATTTCAAGACGActtattgtaaaatttttgtcACACAACTTGCTTGACTCTGAACAGACTATCTGAACTTCTGATTGAACATCTAGATAATTTGAATATCTAATGACCAATTCCTCTTTctataatttaataatagaatCCAGGGCATGAGAGTTGTGCAGGTGTACGACATTGATGCTAGAACCTACCTCCTCAAACTCCAAAAACCCGACAACAAGTGCGTCCTCCTCTTGGAGTCAGGATCGCGCATTCACACCACTGACTATGAGTGGCCGAAGAGCCCTGCACCCTCAGGTTTCTCCATGAAGGTGGGTACTCTTGTGCAGCTAGAGGTAACTTGTGTTTATCTTGAAGTTGGTATCCACCTCTTGAATTTTCTCATTTTACTTTTCCACTATGGTTAGacttattatttgttttgatcCTTCATGTGTATTGTGATTGTAGTAAGTCACCCCTTTTCTGTCTAATTGCAGCTGAGGAAACACCTAAAAAACAAGCGTATTGAGTCAGTTCAGCAACTTGGAGTTGATCGTATTGTTGACCTAACTTTTGGGTCAGGTGACGCACAACACCATGTTATTGTGGAATTGTATGACCGGGGAAATATAGTCCTCACAGACAAGTCCTACAATATCCTTAATATCCTACGTCCTcgtaaagaaggagaagatgtcAGGTAATGCTGAAAGTGAGAATTGTTATAATAGCTGTGAGTTTGTAAGGCGCACTTTGTTTTGTGAGTCAACTTTTTATTGATAAGCATTATAGTCTTcttttctacaatttttttttttaatagggcaATTATTATTTATgccattgttaaaaaaaaatgacattgaaAATCTTTGGCAGCTCTCATGTTACTGAATTTCTAAGATTGTTTGTAAGAGAAGTGTCTATAATTGGTGGTTGATCACTTAAAGCAAGACCTGACCATAAAAAGCTGCATAAACAATAAGGTTAATGAGTTTGATTAGTTAGTAAAAAGATGTTTCTCTGAATTTGGAAACTGATGATGATTTTTCTACCATTAATTATAGTACATTTTATCCAGGGTTCTGTTTCAGTGGGGTTATggaaatcattattgtttattgctgTTTGTATTGATTTGTAATGCTGTTAATTTTCCCACCAGATTTGCAGTCCACGAGAAGTATCCAGTGGAAAGAGCACGTGGGGCAAAGGACCCCCCAACCTTAGAGAGTTTGAAGACTGCCGTTGCATCAGCCAAGGACAATACGCCGCTGAAAAAAATACTCAACCCCTTGCTAGgtatgttggtgtatatataaggAAGAATGGAGTAGGGAGtggaagaaatggaaggagacaaagggaggaggaagattaagCGACAaggtgggaaagaggaagagggagtgtgtGAAAGGACTTTGGAGAgctggagggagaagagggagtgagatgaACTGTTTATCTATCATACTTTTGTTATGCGTGGTTATGAAGGTAATGAATGACTAAAATTCCTGTCTCATAACAACTAACAATGCCTCTCAACCCctaaacaacaatattatatcacAGACTGTGGAGGAGGTGTCATTGACCACCATCTTCTGGAGGCTGGCTTTCCCCCCAGTGCAAAACTTGGCCAACACCTGAAGGTAGACGATGATCTCACACAGTTACACCAGGCAGCCACCAAAGCACAGGCGGTTGTTACTGCTTGGGCTGACAGAACCCAATCTTCGGTAAGAagcttttttttctgcctctttctctattGTTGTTCAGTTGTCAGATTTGTTTGGTTGTCTGTGAGGTGGGCAGAATTGTTTCAGTGTTCAAGTACTACTGTATAACCTTAATGTATAGCCTTAAAGAATGTATTTATGTCATTCTCACTGGGATTgttaagtaatgataattaataaatataagaagaCCTTATAAATacaggtaatatatatacatatttttgggggcatattcctttctctctctctctctctctctctctctctctttttttttttttttttcttcttcttttcttagactcaatatttttatttacagggTTATATCATCAAGAAAGTTGAGAATCGAACCAAGCCTGATGGTACGGTGGAGGAAGTGCCAATCTATGAGGAATTTATACCTATGCTCTATGCCCAGTATGCGAATCGACCTCATGAGGACTTTCCTTCTTTCAATATGGGTTAGTCCTATGTTTGcagtatattcttttttatttcatcatcagttattagtcattattagcCATTAGTCATCAGCATCATCCATCACTAATCATCATCAGTCATTAAACATGGATATATGTTTTAGTGAATACTGTTTATATGCTTTCTGAATAATTTCAGGCAAGTAGATGATCACATATTTAGTTTCTTATTCTCTAAATTGTTGATACAAATTGatttgaaaaattttctttttttccagtcttACCTTGTAGCATAAGAAAGTTTTAATGGCATCTAACAAATGCCTTTACAGAACTGTTGATGCATTTTGTAACTCTACCAGGATgaagaatagataagtcccattcAAACCATATATTCCATCCAATACAGCTTGTGATGAATTCTTTTCCAAGATGGAAGCTGTCAAGATCGACCAAAAGGCCATGCAGCAAGAGAAGGAAGCACTGAAAAAGCTGGCCAATGTCAAGCAGGACCACATGAAACGATTGCAAGACTTGAGCAATATGCAGAAGAACAACATCTTGCAAGGGCAACTCATAGGTAAGGATTGCAGGAAAGACCATGAGGAGAGGGGTTATACAGAGAAATGTCAAAGTAAACTGATTCTCTTACACATAGGAATATAATTTTCCAATCCTACCGAATTTTTTTGAGATGTGCTttaatctttctttgtttttgttctttttgcctTAGATTCtaagtattgtttattttgtgaCTTAATTTAAAGCTGTTTGAGGAATGTTACTGAAATGGGTTAAAGTCCTAAAATGTTTTTATACAACATATACCTATGTGATTGCACAAAGGTATGGgtgataatgaatatctttacagtgTTAGTGTTACATAGTTTTACAGCCAGGAGCAAATTGACCTCTGATAAATATTCCACAACTTGAATACATTTGCCTATAGGTAGTAACAGGATTACTGTTTTGGCATTCTGATCGAAAAGTATTGTGAAGCACCCTTGTATGCCCCTGTACCTCCAGAGGCATGTATGTCATGTCATGTGGAGAAAGACCATCTTGCTGAGGACATATAGATCATGCCACTTTCATCTCAGTTCAATCACAGTTTATAACCCTTCTCTCATTTAGGCTTTGCACCATGGTCACTTGGTGTTTTTACTTGAATTTAGGCAAGAATATGGTACTAAGGCCCCcattattaaataaatgaaattgagGAATAATTGACAAATCTCTTGCAGAACTGAACAAAGACCTGGTGGAAAAGGCCATTTTGGTTGTGCGCAGTTTAGTTGCAAATCAGATTGACTGGCGACAGATCCGTGAACTTCTGGATGAGGCCAAAACGAGAGGTGACCCAGTGGCCCTGTCCATCAAGGAGCTAAAGCTGGAGAGAAACACTATTGTCATTTCTCTTAGGTAGCTTTAAAGAGAATTCTGTAAATGTGCAGTCTTTTATAatattgctttattttcttctgAAAGTAGATTAAGTCTAATGAAAGTGTATTTAATTGTTAATGATGCCAAAAATGTTCTCTTTCAGTGATCCATATGATTTTGATGAAGATGACCTCCTCCTGGATTCAGATGAAGAGCGTGAGGAAGGTCATGAGTCGACCAAGATGCGGCCAATGGCTGTGGAGATTGACCTTGATATCTCGGCAATGGCCAATGCTCGATggtaatagtttttattttttatttttcaaagatattcctgtaataataaaataataataataataataataataataataataataaaaaaattatatatatatatatatatatatatatatatatatatatatatatatatatatatatatatatatatatatatatatatatatatatatatatctttctcttccctccttttccccttcctcccagtcCTTTCTCTTTAATCTAAGGGCATGATCTGTATCCAGTTCTCATTCTGCCTGTGCTCCCTCTCAGCTACTATGACCAGAAGCGACAGGCAGCCAAGAAGGAGCAGAAGACCATCAGCGCTTCGGCCAAGGCATTGCAGTCGGCCGAGAAGAAGACACGCCAGACCCTGAAGGAGGTGGCGGCCATTACGAACATAAACAAAGCCCGGAAGGTTCATTGGTTTCGAAAAGTTCCTATGGTTCATCTCTTCAGAAAATTATCTGGGTTAGACAATTATGAgttctgttttcatttatttatttatttaatatgttgttattattttgggcTCCAATGCTTGATGTTATGTCAAGTGAATGTTTGTGGAGTTCTTAGATTGCaggaaatattatttaatatactttaTGCTATATATTCTTGTTAGTTAAGTTGTTTTTTTAGGTTACCATGACTTAAATTATAGTACGAAAGGCGGGCATGATGAAAATAGTGAGCACAAGATGAGAAAAATACAGTTAACACATTAATTTCTCTGACAAGCTCCTTAGACATAATTCCCTGAAATATTCATTCTAACAGAATTGATCTTTGAACGTTTTGTGCCAGAATACTTTTAGATTAGATTTCTGTGGTGTTCCTGGACATACTTTATTAAATACTTCTATAGCAAGATCTATATTAATAGTGAATACGTTATTGCACATGCAGTTGATTTTCTACTCTTTAATGTAACTATAATGGCAGGTTATTCCCAAGACAGGCAGGTCAGTGTCTTGAGTTCCCATTGAACAGGGAAGGAATTGATTTGGTTGGTTACATTAACCGCTTAGATCCAGTTACGTCAAGGgaatcacatgaccaaaaatccGGGCATTAGGCTTACATGAGTGACCATTCACATAAACTGGTGTGTATCTTGTAGGCCGGGCACATATGAACGTGTGTGTGCGgtgacaagactctatgcctcctatttgcaatgttatttcctctttttatgcataagcttttttagcttttttgtcattttccaatgtccatatttgccatttgatttgcattatccagatggtaatagaccaTTTTTTTTGCACAGGCTCCATATAATCTCTCTAGGTAATCTACAACTCCatgcaaggaaaataaaaatatgtaactctttgttatttgtgtcatttttcaattttttttcatatattcagtTTTTGTAATACAACCTGCTTTGCCAGGTCATGGTGCCAAGTATATGAAGCTGAGCATGGAAATAACATCCTCTGTGGAGTCGGCGCTCTTGCAGTCATGGCTCACAGACATTATATTCCACACTCATACCTTGATGAGAATAATGCAAAAttgccaaatgagtctaatcaaCCTCCCAATAGGTTTGTGCGCTTTAGATGAATCATTCCCGTCTCCCTGGCCTTCATGCTCACAATGGCAGGTCGCGTTACCCGGCCTGCAGCTAGATTTTCCCGAAATGGCATGTTCATGTCACCCACTCATCGAGCCAGATATTTTCATGACGTCATTGGGGGGAATTTTCCAATTATAAACTATGatcatttaaacatatattaagtTCTTTATGGAGAGTTTGGGAAAGTCAGTTGCCAAGCAGAAAGTTGGAACTATAAATTTCAGGATTTAGCATGTAAGTTTTATGTTCTGATAGAGAAGTTCAATAACTACAGTCATTGCCGGTCGAGACATGCAGATGAACGAAATGGTTGTTAAGCGACATCTAAAGCCTCGTGATGTCTACGTCCATGCTGACCTGCATGGAGCAGCCAGCGTGGTGATCAAGAACCCCAGTGGCAAggagccccccccaaaaacccttcatGAAGCTGGAATCATGGCCCTCTGTTACAGGTGTGAGACTGTTGTGTTGAAATGAGCACAAGGGATGTGAAGTTAGAATGACCCAAAAGTTTGTCTATaaaccaccctttgtatacctcacttacatGGTCTTTATGCCTATGTTATCACTTATGCATACCTCAATTTTAGATAGTCTTAAGCTATGAAGAGATTTATTTAAGTTCTGGGTGGGTAAGATATGGTGGTGGCAGCTATTGTGAGATAAGGTCAAAATAATCTCATCCTAATGTACTGAGAGAAGAGATATTAGATGaaactttttgttgttttgttgttgttattgtcaaaaTGAGTTATGAGAATATGCATGGAGATGAAACAGGTGTAGATAAGAAGAAAGGCAAGAGAGATACCTTGCTAGAAATGCATGCCTTGCAGAATGAAgtgaattaattaaatttaagtcTAGACAAACTGTATACTACTATAGCAGAACTAAGAGATGAAATATCTGTGGTCAAAGAGGAAATAGGTAAGAAGACTAAAAAGTGGAGATTGAaggtaattataaaattttattatcagaaATGACTACTTTGAGGATAGGTTCTCCTTTAGAATCAAAcccatttatcttttcttctcctgcCAGACATCAGTGAACACTGTAGATAAAGAGCAAGGGATGCTGACAGATGTAAGAGTTAGACAACAACCAAGGGATTGAGGATTATTCCGTATGATATAGCATTAGACGACTTGAGCAAAACAAATTGTTAGGAACTTCAGTTAAGGGGTTGTAAGAGTAAGCATCTACCTGAAGGTTCCCACTCAGTTGTGTATGGCTAAATGTGGATCCAGTTGATCTACTATGCTAGAGTATTTAATACTTCCATGATGCAAGAGGTGCAGGGTTGGAAACAATTAGTATATCCTCTGATTCTCAGTAGAGCTGTGGAAGTTGATGTGATTTCTTGCAACAGTTATGGCCTGTCAGTGTATAAAGTTTAGATTCTCTGGCTGTATTTTGGTAGAGTGACCCAGTATTGTCTGACAGAACGATACAAAATTTGTATGGAACTCTTGTATACAATCTAGTGATATGTCTACCCTCCTTGAGGACCAGAATGTGTAACAATTCTGAATACAGCAGAAAAGGAGTGGGCAAGACATTTGTGTTAATCTTTGTATTACTTTATGACCTGGAATTGATTCTTGTGATAGATTTGTTCCCATACTTTGTTTGATGAATTTTTGGTCTCCCCTGACCCCAGAGATGTGTAATCAGTACAAGGGATGTGAAGTTAGagtgaccccaaaaaaaaaataaaaaaacaccctttgtatacctcatttaCTTGGTCTTTATGCATATGTTATCACTTATGTATGCCTCAATTTTAGGTAGTCTTAAGCTATGTAGGATAGTAGTACTTAATTATTTTctcagaaagatgatattttaaaaattatttttgaataaaatcctatatatgtatatcttattacACTAAAATgtaggaaacagtgtaaaatatgatAGTTTACTCTAGTTTTAGATTTCTTTGTTGCCCCTCACAAGAGTCTCTTTCATTAAAGGGTAGCTGTTATATTTCACCAg contains:
- the LOC119599062 gene encoding LOW QUALITY PROTEIN: nuclear export mediator factor NEMF-like (The sequence of the model RefSeq protein was modified relative to this genomic sequence to represent the inferred CDS: deleted 2 bases in 2 codons), giving the protein MKTTFTTVDLLAIVAELKQRIQGMRVVQVYDIDARTYLLKLQKPDNKCVLLLESGSRIHTTDYEWPKSPAPSGFSMKLRKHLKNKRIESVQQLGVDRIVDLTFGSGDAQHHVIVELYDRGNIVLTDKSYNILNILRPRKEGEDVRFAVHEKYPVERARGAKDPPTLESLKTAVASAKDNTPLKKILNPLLDCGGGVIDHHLLEAGFPPSAKLGQHLKVDDDLTQLHQAATKAQAVVTAWADRTQSSGYIIKKVENRTKPDGTVEEVPIYEEFIPMLYAQYANRPHEDFPSFNMACDEFFSKMEAVKIDQKAMQQEKEALKKLANVKQDHMKRLQDLSNMQKNNILQGQLIELNKDLVEKAILVVRSLVANQIDWRQIRELLDEAKTRGDPVALSIKELKLERNTIVISLSDPYDFDEDDLLLDSDEEREEGHESTKMRPMAVEIDLDISAMANARCYYDQKRQAAKKEQKTISASAKALQSAEKKTRQTLKEVAAITNINKARKVHWFEKFLWFISSENYLVIAGRDMQMNEMVVKRHLKPRDVYVHADLHGAASVVIKNPSGKEPPPKTLHEAGIMALCYSRAWDEKVVTSAWWVWGDQVSKTAQAGEYLTTGAFMVRGKKNFLPPSHLVYGFGFLFRLEESSIARHAGERRIRSLEEDSDAKESLENLSINEEEELNLDDKDEEQENIIKEEDEEIKVENENVSGKEKQDEEDSDGEGDNEDMKDKSDEDRDESVEFPDTVVEIAHIGGDQFALRPRTVSTTSQISQSSTGGGEEEEEKVVYLGDDKPVQVNRNKNNSISKDSKAGKKGKNRQDSISSTQQNNKNAKQHQKETDNGKGCPPKRGQKGKMKKIKAKYRDQDEEEREMRMQLLQSMGNAKESKKAKGNKKDVKEGKGKGPRPRPSETQPRPEAAQPKPEDEQGKKEEDQEEEEEDTPQIADDLNIVNALTAQPVAEDELLYAIPVCAPYSTMANYKYKVKLTPGPGKKATAKKCPGLSWGDKIPDVRRGLEGGGKRLSQKPPGKVKVSAPNIHKVRK